A genomic segment from Flavobacterium inviolabile encodes:
- a CDS encoding HNH endonuclease family protein — MAIRQYHFTIRLPRKYTKIINYLKPLQGNEWDCKVSELRKKKYGTGARRDELKGLIRTHLEKRQGHHCAFCGLDLRTRGAQIEHIAPKAARLYPQFMWESKNLILACPLCNGFTKKSTYDSIDILDAQYRNCTFKIVHPYFDDPNMHFEYVTHPNTGLAFLIKARLIKGVPSAQGAKSIELFGLKEPEMTEERYKDALANSLPVPNFDALIQEVTNKGYVS, encoded by the coding sequence ATGGCTATTAGGCAGTACCATTTTACTATACGCCTCCCGCGAAAGTATACTAAAATTATAAATTATCTAAAACCTCTGCAGGGTAATGAGTGGGACTGCAAAGTTTCTGAACTACGTAAAAAAAAATACGGAACAGGAGCACGCAGGGATGAACTTAAAGGTCTCATAAGAACACATCTTGAAAAAAGACAGGGTCACCATTGCGCTTTTTGCGGATTAGATCTGCGCACCCGCGGAGCGCAGATTGAACACATTGCTCCAAAAGCTGCTCGTCTCTATCCTCAATTTATGTGGGAGTCAAAAAACCTTATTTTAGCATGTCCACTTTGCAATGGCTTTACAAAGAAGTCCACCTATGACTCAATTGATATATTGGATGCACAGTACCGCAATTGCACCTTCAAAATAGTTCATCCATATTTTGATGATCCTAACATGCATTTTGAATATGTTACACATCCAAATACAGGTCTGGCATTTTTGATTAAAGCCCGATTAATTAAAGGTGTACCATCAGCACAGGGAGCGAAGAGTATAGAACTCTTCGGGCTGAAGGAGCCTGAAATGACAGAAGAACGCTACAAGGATGCACTTGCGAATTCACTTCCAGTACCAAATTTCGATGCTTTGATCCAGGAAGTGACCAATAAGGGCTACGTTTCGTAA
- a CDS encoding AAA family ATPase, producing MLIGANGTGKSQVLELVTKLFNVLIASQEKGIKVQRYEHDFVLDYQIDGKKAQIRSVKNFETYLLNGNSVDFKDMPTPGKILASAINLNDRFPFYTKRSKLSNYLGIRTASNNAFKNHNTLIDRFSSSLYKHENIARYKTVFDRIGLLPEISVIYKVGKNLGIAKKDSSREYLYDSGLLKAKFSEVIDKLDTQNRFLIRRDKYSRVISEQNNLDIITNFFKAKRNKITTEKRFIEYDSLANFDNELEVKEFINEAKALQLIRDLELLEVHKLILRRKSGKYGFDQGSSGEHHILSNFINIIYAIEPNSLVMIDEPEISLHPNWQIQYMSLLQKAFSDYTDCHFIISTHSHFLVSDLIPEKSAVLSFHLDDLGSVYNETLLFETNGWSTENVLYRVFGVGTVRNHYLEMDLRELLSKISDDSHEFVRMREIVTSLQRFKLTDDDPLVKIIETAQHYLEKHGY from the coding sequence ATGCTTATCGGAGCAAATGGCACGGGTAAAAGTCAAGTATTGGAACTAGTAACAAAGTTGTTCAATGTTCTTATTGCTTCACAGGAAAAAGGTATCAAGGTACAGAGATATGAACATGACTTTGTTTTAGATTACCAAATAGACGGAAAAAAGGCTCAAATTAGATCTGTAAAGAATTTTGAGACCTACTTATTGAACGGCAATTCTGTGGATTTTAAAGATATGCCAACGCCTGGAAAAATACTTGCATCGGCAATCAATTTAAATGACCGTTTCCCTTTTTATACAAAACGTAGCAAATTGAGTAACTATTTGGGTATAAGGACGGCCTCGAATAATGCGTTCAAAAATCACAATACTTTAATTGATCGATTTTCGTCCTCACTTTATAAACATGAGAATATTGCACGGTATAAGACAGTCTTTGACCGTATAGGTCTACTTCCCGAAATAAGTGTCATTTATAAGGTAGGAAAAAATCTTGGCATTGCAAAAAAAGATAGCTCCCGAGAGTATCTCTACGATAGTGGCCTTCTAAAAGCTAAATTTAGCGAAGTCATAGACAAGTTAGATACTCAAAACCGATTTCTGATTCGCCGTGATAAATATTCAAGAGTAATTTCAGAACAGAACAACCTGGATATTATCACCAATTTTTTTAAAGCAAAGCGAAACAAGATAACAACTGAAAAGAGATTCATAGAGTATGATTCCCTCGCAAATTTTGACAATGAGCTAGAAGTTAAAGAATTTATAAATGAGGCGAAAGCCCTCCAACTGATAAGAGACTTGGAACTTTTAGAAGTCCATAAATTAATATTACGTCGAAAAAGTGGAAAGTATGGATTTGATCAAGGCAGTAGTGGAGAACACCATATATTGTCTAACTTTATTAATATAATTTATGCCATAGAACCAAATTCACTGGTTATGATTGATGAACCAGAGATAAGCTTACATCCTAACTGGCAAATTCAGTATATGTCACTTCTCCAAAAGGCCTTTTCGGATTACACCGATTGCCACTTCATCATTTCGACCCATAGCCATTTCTTAGTCAGCGACTTGATTCCCGAAAAATCAGCCGTGCTAAGCTTTCATTTGGACGATTTAGGCAGCGTCTATAACGAAACTCTCCTATTTGAAACCAACGGTTGGTCAACTGAAAACGTATTATACCGCGTTTTTGGAGTCGGGACAGTCAGAAATCATTATCTGGAAATGGATCTCAGAGAACTATTATCAAAAATTTCAGACGATTCGCACGAATTTGTACGAATGCGAGAAATTGTTACATCGCTACAACGCTTTAAACTTACTGATGATGACCCTTTAGTAAAAATTATAGAAACCGCACAACACTACTTAGAGAAACATGGCTATTAG
- a CDS encoding sulfatase-like hydrolase/transferase, whose protein sequence is MDLKEKLNQIGPKPDMILIITDEQRATQHFPPGWEEKNLPTLTFLKQNGFSFDRAFCNTCMCSPSRATLFTGTYPAKHGVSQTLTEGGLLSPQEPTLSNSIPNIMNVLWADGYDVQYRGKWHMSKGIAPNGTKTNYDDLTAADISLYGAMGWIAPDAGEDVNPLNFGGGYANHDAKYTAQAIQYLKEVKAQRASGNHKPYCLILSLVNPHDVLAYPKSAGKSGYLTDTWSGREIGLPASVNENLLENKKPMAQEQILLNMALSLGEIATDEDKLNYINFYGYLLSHVDKEIGYLIKELYKEDENGNKLADSSIVTLTSDHGEMGLAHGGLRQKTFVAYEEALRVPLVISNPILFKDHSIKQSMALATLADIMPTFIDIANVSNPPAGLAGASLFPIMENNTPVQHSILFTYDDIKAGSNSNWTVVKAANRIRCIRTEKWKFDYYFDASTAYFKQYELYDLVNDPLEVTNLAYDPAYSEIRRDLEEQLHQLEIEKLWVNMPEDIYSLTTFN, encoded by the coding sequence ATGGACTTAAAAGAAAAACTCAATCAGATTGGCCCAAAGCCGGACATGATTCTTATTATTACCGACGAACAGCGTGCAACGCAGCATTTCCCGCCGGGCTGGGAAGAAAAAAACCTTCCGACTCTCACATTTCTAAAACAGAACGGATTTAGTTTTGATAGAGCTTTTTGTAATACCTGCATGTGCTCTCCCAGCCGTGCGACGTTATTTACAGGAACCTATCCTGCTAAACACGGAGTCAGCCAGACATTAACCGAAGGAGGCCTTTTATCTCCGCAGGAACCGACACTCAGTAATTCCATCCCCAACATCATGAATGTGCTTTGGGCAGATGGTTATGATGTGCAGTATAGAGGTAAATGGCATATGAGTAAAGGAATAGCTCCCAATGGCACTAAAACTAATTACGATGATTTAACTGCTGCAGATATTTCATTGTATGGTGCAATGGGCTGGATTGCTCCAGATGCCGGTGAAGATGTCAATCCGCTTAATTTTGGTGGCGGATATGCCAATCATGATGCAAAATATACGGCCCAAGCCATACAATACCTTAAAGAGGTAAAAGCGCAAAGAGCATCAGGAAATCATAAACCCTACTGTCTTATCCTTTCACTTGTTAATCCGCATGATGTTTTAGCATACCCAAAATCGGCTGGTAAGTCGGGATATCTTACAGATACCTGGTCGGGCAGGGAAATTGGGCTTCCGGCGAGTGTAAATGAAAATTTACTTGAAAATAAAAAACCTATGGCTCAGGAACAAATTTTACTCAACATGGCATTAAGTCTGGGCGAAATAGCTACTGATGAGGATAAGCTGAACTACATTAATTTTTATGGTTATTTATTAAGTCATGTTGATAAGGAGATTGGGTACCTAATTAAAGAACTATATAAGGAGGATGAGAATGGAAATAAATTGGCAGATTCTTCAATTGTTACTCTTACTTCGGATCATGGAGAGATGGGTTTAGCGCACGGCGGTCTGCGTCAGAAAACTTTTGTGGCCTATGAAGAAGCCTTAAGGGTGCCGCTTGTGATTTCAAATCCAATACTTTTTAAAGATCACAGCATAAAGCAATCAATGGCATTAGCAACATTGGCAGATATTATGCCGACTTTTATCGATATAGCAAATGTATCAAACCCGCCTGCAGGACTTGCAGGTGCAAGTTTGTTTCCCATAATGGAGAATAATACTCCTGTTCAGCATAGCATATTATTTACTTATGACGATATCAAGGCTGGCTCTAATAGTAATTGGACAGTTGTGAAAGCTGCTAATCGTATTCGTTGCATCAGGACGGAAAAATGGAAATTCGATTATTATTTTGATGCGTCAACAGCTTATTTCAAGCAATATGAACTATATGATTTAGTTAATGATCCATTAGAAGTTACTAATCTTGCTTACGATCCGGCATACAGTGAAATCAGAAGAGATCTAGAGGAGCAATTGCATCAGCTTGAGATAGAAAAACTCTGGGTCAATATGCCAGAAGATATTTATAGTCTAACGACATTCAACTGA
- a CDS encoding Crp/Fnr family transcriptional regulator, translating into MTDLLINYISSTGALSTEEINFSVQFFKQICLKKGDFFIREDESCHHIGFIVIGAVKAYALDKEGKENITCFKFENEFVTSFPEFVAQEKSRRSIRAIEDSVIYRISHPDYQDLLAQVTAWNGVIKAVMEQEYKQKESYLLHYNNRSAVDKYRHVLSNEPMLVRRIATQDLASYLGITQRSLTRAKGQLHRPKVL; encoded by the coding sequence ATGACAGATCTATTAATAAACTACATTTCTTCAACAGGAGCTCTCTCAACCGAGGAGATTAATTTTTCTGTGCAGTTCTTCAAACAGATTTGCTTAAAAAAGGGCGATTTTTTTATCCGTGAGGATGAATCTTGCCATCATATTGGCTTTATTGTTATTGGCGCTGTAAAAGCATACGCTCTTGACAAAGAAGGAAAGGAAAATATAACCTGTTTCAAGTTTGAAAATGAATTTGTGACCTCGTTTCCGGAATTTGTGGCGCAGGAAAAATCCAGAAGGAGTATCAGGGCTATAGAAGATAGCGTAATCTATAGGATCAGCCACCCGGACTATCAGGATCTGCTTGCTCAGGTGACTGCCTGGAACGGAGTCATAAAAGCGGTGATGGAACAGGAGTATAAGCAAAAGGAAAGTTACTTGCTGCACTACAATAACAGGTCAGCTGTGGATAAATACCGTCATGTCCTGTCGAACGAACCGATGCTCGTCCGGCGCATAGCTACACAAGATCTGGCATCATACCTGGGAATCACGCAACGGTCGCTTACACGGGCGAAGGGGCAACTGCACAGACCCAAGGTATTATAG
- a CDS encoding MBL fold metallo-hydrolase produces MLRQIAPEVFQISLMPRNSINCYIIEGILVDSGIRSSYSTVKNALQKISVYQHVLTHAHADHQGCSDQICEEFSIPLLCHPGEVFRTETGMVTKDYPDPQHWVAKFQQKYWAGQGHQVQRTIVENDKIGNFQVIETPGHSAGHISLFRERDGVLIIGDVATNMNLLTTATGLRLPPSLFTTDQQRNIKSLQKLAKLNPAIICFGHGPIMINKNRKFEQFVTKCSEL; encoded by the coding sequence ATGTTACGTCAAATTGCTCCCGAGGTGTTTCAGATTTCCCTGATGCCAAGAAACAGTATCAACTGCTATATTATCGAAGGTATATTGGTAGACTCCGGAATACGGAGTTCATATAGCACAGTAAAGAATGCTCTCCAAAAAATCTCCGTTTATCAACACGTACTGACGCATGCACATGCAGACCACCAGGGCTGTAGTGATCAGATATGCGAAGAATTCTCGATACCCTTACTCTGCCATCCTGGCGAAGTTTTTAGGACCGAAACGGGTATGGTAACCAAGGACTATCCGGATCCACAACATTGGGTAGCAAAGTTTCAACAAAAGTATTGGGCGGGTCAGGGACATCAAGTCCAACGGACAATTGTTGAAAACGATAAGATCGGAAACTTTCAAGTAATAGAGACACCCGGACATTCGGCAGGTCATATCTCTTTATTCCGTGAGCGAGATGGGGTACTAATAATCGGAGATGTGGCGACAAATATGAACCTGCTCACAACAGCGACCGGTTTACGGCTTCCACCAAGTCTATTCACCACAGATCAGCAGCGCAACATCAAATCGCTCCAGAAGTTGGCAAAACTGAATCCGGCCATTATCTGTTTCGGTCACGGACCGATCATGATAAATAAAAATCGGAAGTTTGAGCAATTTGTGACGAAATGCAGCGAACTTTAA
- a CDS encoding ATP-binding protein: MSHSVLLNEIIPEKPIKKQVQTTEKVEPHIDLSKTINVNHDSLNKEMEWLESLISIRCKELFLQGKLDFEPVEEIPELPKTDSDSPYGIIINTYQLQEMDRVLLALGIASAHYPSLFKSFIQIEESSSAFAIDVGGEYNKTNRSFKPTFQTALFLLAGKDLSLWSLYNAKLIAGSVLLQNDIIYNRTETDFIYGKIELDKAYLNYFLSGKKPRLDHGTYFPGSLYESDLTLDDIVLEPMVREQIEPIGQYIKALESGFFKSNEHHFKSGFIALFYGAPGTGKTMLAGILANTYGIDMYHVDLSQVVSKYIGETEKNLEILFNRLQGKNCMLFFDEADSLFGKRSDVKDAHDRYANQEVSYLLQRIEKFDGLTVLASNFENNMDEAFKRRIDLSINIIRPTEATREALWKQYLPKNVMFESEAFLKHLAKDYSYTGSNIRNIMKNVAIALHNEGGKSIGQELISPFLAIESEKAFGKNQARVNTFIRRPE, from the coding sequence ATGAGCCATTCTGTCCTTTTAAATGAAATCATTCCGGAAAAACCTATAAAAAAACAGGTACAGACCACTGAAAAGGTGGAGCCGCACATTGATCTATCAAAAACAATTAATGTGAATCATGATTCCTTAAATAAAGAAATGGAATGGTTGGAATCTTTGATCTCAATACGTTGTAAAGAACTGTTTTTACAAGGAAAACTCGATTTTGAACCGGTTGAGGAAATCCCTGAATTGCCGAAAACAGATTCGGATTCACCTTACGGAATTATTATCAATACGTATCAACTTCAGGAAATGGATCGGGTTTTATTGGCTTTAGGTATTGCATCGGCCCATTATCCGTCGTTATTCAAATCGTTTATACAAATAGAAGAAAGCAGTAGCGCATTTGCAATCGATGTTGGCGGAGAATACAATAAAACAAACCGATCGTTTAAGCCAACATTTCAAACGGCACTCTTTTTACTGGCCGGAAAAGATTTGTCCTTATGGTCACTTTATAATGCCAAACTGATAGCGGGAAGTGTCTTATTGCAAAATGATATTATTTACAATCGTACGGAAACGGATTTTATTTACGGAAAAATTGAGTTGGATAAAGCGTATTTAAACTATTTCCTGTCGGGTAAAAAACCACGATTGGATCACGGAACCTATTTTCCCGGAAGTTTATACGAATCGGATCTAACATTGGATGATATTGTTTTGGAGCCGATGGTACGAGAACAGATAGAACCAATCGGACAATACATTAAAGCATTGGAAAGCGGTTTTTTTAAAAGTAACGAGCACCATTTTAAATCCGGATTTATTGCCTTATTCTACGGTGCACCCGGAACCGGGAAAACAATGCTGGCCGGAATACTTGCCAATACATACGGTATTGATATGTACCATGTAGACCTTTCGCAGGTAGTTAGTAAATACATTGGTGAAACCGAAAAAAACCTTGAAATTCTTTTTAACCGCCTGCAAGGCAAAAACTGTATGCTTTTCTTTGATGAAGCCGACTCGTTATTCGGAAAACGCTCGGATGTTAAAGATGCCCATGACCGGTATGCCAATCAGGAAGTGTCGTATTTACTGCAACGCATCGAAAAATTTGACGGGCTTACGGTTTTGGCTTCCAACTTTGAAAACAATATGGATGAAGCCTTTAAACGTCGTATTGATTTGTCAATTAATATCATTCGTCCGACCGAAGCTACCCGGGAAGCACTTTGGAAGCAATACCTGCCTAAAAATGTAATGTTCGAAAGCGAAGCTTTTCTAAAACATCTGGCAAAAGACTATTCCTATACCGGTTCCAATATCCGTAACATCATGAAAAATGTAGCGATAGCACTGCATAATGAAGGCGGAAAAAGTATTGGACAGGAGTTGATAAGTCCTTTTCTGGCGATTGAAAGCGAAAAAGCTTTCGGAAAAAATCAAGCCCGTGTCAACACTTTTATCAGGAGACCGGAATAA
- a CDS encoding HNH endonuclease, whose protein sequence is MAVLEVNKALRKLGYNAPEQEMEFTVETQLALAAFQYDRGIIGIPVFDAVTLLKMDEELGELEREQEQSASKNEQASSVQKEEEIQTPPPNEKIRLSVGIVPMDIKSDKEFFNFLDMKIFGKITDINWDIGKNTYKNYIGEETFCQVEIASLKKYLGITDEQWDDMKSKTTSSTTSAVDLRKSIGSYLEKAKEREKAINDLDILEAKLFGLEELYKEYRAYFELLKLGGESAVGAVMTYKPELDKKAKDNGFEDIQDFENTIKKYLDAFRDETVRLAEDYIDKYEHLLYKEEERLKKDGVLTKLYTAFTKSGAAKKIKDGDSKQFNAVLISGQSNGSTQALKMYDEGKAEMESGIDEVKSLDSFLFKDKTFDYKRLAKVSSQKEFENFLFEFIKSKRESAKNVRKDLKENPDAIYKRQELLEHSYQKQGVVKGSIIDSAIKQKINDIGTIDIFINIGLAIASIIVVVATWGAATPYVIAGTAVSLGMSVYNVYDALDQYSKAHDSYEIGLLKDEPSFAWVVVAIAGAALDVAAFAAVFKLAEPITEVAGVFNKSSKTFDDVKILKESLAKIDGLADKVQLSIVKQAELTIEFRNTAKEFLETAATLNSGINPAAIPKLVRLADLGIKRGALSFRKFLLELKMQNIIKGVDNLTKEELKILKEAFTKAKKGPGLLDEIAESLSLKHKDFLSERNFTIVKRGKSTVNLDVIDDAGGVLFKGTEEHIEKYIAFMSKSASERAAIIKATKTQLKKNTRVVYDPELAKAKGYNVPVSANGTSPDFKGLKMYLNAQGKLGNGKTISGVSKQVFDDALNKIIKFDGEVKVNMTGVRRSDFDNCWKAMGIDPTLGAKLESKLQLTWHHLDDLDENLKGTMQIIRTEAHNKTLPHMGSFVQIENVLNLN, encoded by the coding sequence TTGGCTGTTTTAGAGGTGAATAAGGCTTTACGTAAGTTAGGCTATAATGCACCGGAACAAGAAATGGAATTCACTGTGGAAACACAGTTGGCATTGGCCGCTTTTCAATACGATCGGGGTATTATCGGCATACCTGTTTTTGATGCTGTTACTTTACTGAAAATGGATGAGGAATTGGGAGAATTGGAAAGAGAGCAGGAGCAAAGTGCGTCTAAAAATGAACAAGCATCTTCTGTGCAGAAAGAAGAAGAAATACAAACACCACCTCCGAATGAAAAAATAAGGTTAAGTGTGGGTATCGTTCCAATGGATATAAAAAGTGATAAGGAGTTTTTTAACTTTTTAGATATGAAAATCTTCGGTAAGATTACTGATATCAACTGGGATATCGGTAAAAATACATATAAGAATTACATCGGAGAAGAGACATTTTGTCAAGTTGAAATTGCCAGTCTGAAAAAATATTTAGGGATCACCGATGAGCAGTGGGATGATATGAAGAGTAAAACCACTTCAAGTACAACAAGTGCCGTCGACTTAAGAAAGTCCATTGGAAGCTATTTAGAGAAAGCAAAAGAGCGGGAAAAAGCCATAAACGATCTCGATATTTTAGAAGCCAAATTATTTGGTCTGGAAGAACTTTACAAGGAGTATAGAGCGTATTTTGAATTATTAAAATTGGGTGGTGAATCAGCTGTAGGAGCTGTAATGACATATAAACCGGAGCTGGATAAAAAGGCAAAAGACAATGGCTTTGAAGATATTCAGGATTTTGAAAATACGATTAAAAAATATCTTGATGCGTTCCGTGATGAAACAGTTCGTTTGGCAGAAGATTATATCGATAAGTATGAGCATTTATTATACAAAGAAGAAGAACGATTAAAGAAAGACGGCGTTCTGACAAAGCTTTATACTGCATTTACCAAAAGCGGAGCAGCTAAAAAAATAAAAGACGGAGATTCCAAGCAATTTAATGCTGTGCTGATATCTGGTCAGAGTAATGGTTCTACTCAGGCACTGAAAATGTATGATGAAGGAAAAGCCGAAATGGAAAGTGGTATTGATGAAGTAAAATCACTGGACTCTTTCCTTTTTAAAGACAAAACATTTGACTATAAAAGACTGGCTAAAGTAAGCTCTCAAAAAGAGTTTGAAAATTTTCTATTTGAATTTATAAAATCAAAACGGGAAAGTGCTAAAAATGTTCGTAAAGATTTAAAAGAAAATCCGGATGCGATATATAAACGTCAGGAATTACTGGAACATTCCTATCAGAAACAAGGTGTTGTAAAAGGTAGTATTATTGATTCAGCTATTAAGCAAAAAATCAATGATATCGGGACGATAGACATCTTTATTAATATCGGCCTTGCTATTGCTTCTATCATAGTAGTTGTGGCTACCTGGGGAGCGGCAACTCCTTATGTTATTGCCGGTACAGCGGTATCATTAGGAATGAGTGTCTATAATGTATATGATGCCCTCGATCAATATTCCAAAGCTCATGATAGTTATGAAATCGGATTGTTAAAAGACGAACCTAGTTTTGCTTGGGTAGTGGTAGCGATAGCAGGAGCCGCACTGGATGTTGCGGCATTTGCCGCAGTATTTAAATTAGCCGAACCCATAACAGAAGTTGCAGGCGTATTTAATAAAAGTTCTAAAACTTTCGATGATGTTAAAATATTAAAAGAAAGTCTCGCAAAAATCGACGGACTTGCAGATAAAGTACAGCTCAGTATTGTAAAACAGGCCGAACTGACAATTGAGTTTCGTAATACGGCTAAAGAATTTTTAGAAACAGCAGCAACACTTAATTCCGGAATAAATCCGGCAGCTATACCAAAATTAGTCCGCCTGGCTGATCTTGGTATCAAGCGGGGAGCACTTTCTTTCAGAAAGTTTTTGTTAGAATTAAAAATGCAAAATATAATTAAAGGTGTAGATAATCTTACAAAAGAAGAATTAAAAATCCTGAAAGAAGCATTTACGAAAGCGAAAAAAGGACCGGGGCTTTTAGATGAGATAGCAGAAAGTCTTTCTCTCAAACACAAAGATTTTTTATCCGAAAGAAACTTTACTATTGTAAAGCGGGGAAAATCAACGGTAAACTTAGATGTAATAGATGATGCCGGTGGAGTGCTGTTTAAAGGTACTGAAGAACATATTGAAAAATATATAGCGTTCATGAGCAAAAGTGCTTCAGAGCGTGCTGCAATTATTAAAGCAACAAAAACTCAGTTAAAAAAGAATACCCGGGTTGTATATGATCCGGAATTAGCAAAAGCAAAAGGTTATAATGTTCCGGTAAGTGCTAACGGTACTTCACCTGATTTTAAGGGGTTAAAAATGTATCTCAATGCGCAAGGAAAATTAGGAAACGGTAAAACGATTTCGGGTGTTTCTAAACAAGTATTTGATGATGCCTTGAATAAAATTATTAAATTTGACGGAGAGGTCAAAGTAAATATGACCGGAGTAAGAAGGTCAGATTTTGATAATTGCTGGAAAGCGATGGGGATCGATCCCACATTGGGCGCTAAATTAGAATCAAAATTGCAGCTGACCTGGCACCATTTGGATGATTTAGACGAAAATCTGAAAGGAACAATGCAGATTATACGAACTGAAGCACATAATAAAACATTGCCACATATGGGAAGTTTTGTTCAAATTGAAAATGTATTAAATTTAAATTAA
- a CDS encoding SMI1/KNR4 family protein yields the protein MIDITINNKLVTESEISEVESQIGSIFPEDYKAFLLKSNGAYFDSTEVFLGDYDDDINVFEIYSLKYGESNFIENNEFNEGILDEGYFNIGSIRGGNICMSLREENYGVIYVYYSIAELEFAALSFSEFLEELVDYSEE from the coding sequence ATGATAGATATAACGATTAATAATAAGCTTGTCACTGAAAGTGAAATCAGTGAAGTCGAGAGTCAAATAGGAAGCATATTTCCGGAAGATTATAAAGCTTTTTTATTGAAAAGCAATGGCGCCTATTTTGATTCTACTGAAGTTTTTTTAGGAGATTATGATGATGATATCAATGTGTTTGAAATCTATTCTTTGAAATATGGAGAGTCAAATTTTATTGAAAACAATGAGTTCAATGAAGGAATTCTGGATGAAGGTTATTTTAATATAGGTAGTATCAGAGGTGGAAATATCTGCATGTCTTTACGGGAAGAAAATTATGGGGTAATATATGTTTATTATTCTATTGCAGAACTGGAATTTGCCGCTCTTTCCTTTTCTGAATTCCTGGAAGAGCTTGTTGATTATTCAGAAGAATAA
- a CDS encoding SMI1/KNR4 family protein, with amino-acid sequence MIDFRIENELITEEELNEFEQEIGLTLPEDYRVHMLKYNGGLPQSYSLYFGEPDDGILLSSFKSIKYGTPLVEKLDYLPENYLSIGYTETGYLAMALDQKEYGSIFVYYSEVELTKIAASFTGFLESLVDYTDVFE; translated from the coding sequence ATGATAGATTTTAGAATAGAAAATGAACTTATCACTGAAGAAGAATTAAATGAGTTTGAACAGGAAATAGGGTTAACTTTACCTGAAGATTATCGGGTTCATATGCTAAAATACAATGGAGGACTTCCTCAAAGTTATTCTCTTTATTTCGGAGAACCGGATGATGGTATACTTCTTTCAAGTTTTAAATCTATAAAATATGGTACACCACTGGTCGAAAAACTAGATTATTTACCAGAGAATTACCTTAGTATCGGTTATACAGAAACAGGTTATTTAGCAATGGCTTTAGATCAAAAAGAATACGGAAGTATTTTTGTGTATTACTCAGAAGTTGAGTTAACGAAAATAGCAGCTTCCTTTACCGGTTTTTTAGAAAGTTTGGTAGACTATACGGACGTTTTTGAATAA